A segment of the Ictalurus punctatus breed USDA103 chromosome 24, Coco_2.0, whole genome shotgun sequence genome:
ttcaaacagcatggaaggagagcctactgaaacaTAGGAAATCTcttagcgatgctagaaaattctatctctccaccttaataggagataacaaaaacaattctagatttctattcaacacagtaggaaaattaactaggaataaaaccactacagaaagaagcactcaatcattatatagcagtgaagatttcataaaatttttcattgataaggttgaaaatattacatgtgaaattattataatttcagtattataattaacaatatagatgataatatagcaatatcagatgaatgtttagaatgttttactcttcttggagagaccgaactagcttcattaatctcttcaaaaaattcatcaacttgcatactagatcctgtacctacatctttctttaaacagatttgtcctggagtaattgaaccgcttataaatataatcaattcttcccttagcatgtacctaaatcacttaaattagcagttattaaacccctgattaaaaaacctgaccttgaccagtctcaattgtccaactatagatctatatcaaatctccccttcatttccaagatcttagaaaaggttgtagcacaggaGCTATGCTCATACTtgcataggaacaacattcatgaaatgtatcagtcaggatttagacctaaTCATAACatagagacagcgttagttaaaatagtaaatgacctactactggcctctgattaGGGTTGTGTCTcattgcttgtgttacttgaccttagtgcagcttttgatactatagatcacactattctccttgatagattagaaaatgttgttggcattaagggaacggtcctctcctggctcaggtcttatttgaccgatcgttatcagtagatgtaaatggagacttctccacgcataccgaggttaaatttggtgttccacaaggttctgttttaggcccactgctttatactttatatatgctacctctaggtcaaattattcataaacatggaattagcttccactgttatgctgatgatacacagctgcatgtttcagcaaagccagagggacagacagcagcttagtaaagttgaggattgtgtaaaggacattagatgttggatgctaactaacttccttttacttaattctgataagacagaagtacttgtactaggaccacgtgtagctagaagtaagctttctgatcacatagatactctggatggtctttctgtttcatcatgtgcagcagtaaaagacctcggtgtgattattgactccagcctatcattcgatgctcatgtagataatattactaggatagctttctttcatctcagaaatattactaagataagaaatatattgtcagtacatgatgcagaaatattagttcatgctttcgtcatctcttgactagattactgtaatgccttactgtctggatgttccagtaggagcataaacaaactccagttagtccagaatgcagctagAATGcagctagagtcctaactagaaccagaagatacgaccacatcaccccgatcttatcaacactgcattggctcccagtgaaatctcgcattgattataaaatactattattaacttataaagcactaaatggtctcatgccacagtatctaagtgaccttttggttttctatgatctgccacgcctacttagatcaaaagatgcaggctatttgacggtacctcgattAGCGAAGGCTAGAGCAGcaggaagagctttctcttatagagccccacagttatggaacagtcttccaattagtgtttgggactcaaacacagtctcagtgtttaattcTAGGCttaaaaacgtatttgtttactcaagcctaccctgactagattttctgttatgctaagcacagtccaGAGTCcaaattccagattgctgggactacggctgcttctaaggccaaacagacttcatataaatccataatgaactttttcacactatctgttgttacccagatgaggataggttcccttccgagtcccTTGAtagttctgtaaagctgctttgagacaatgtctattgtaaaaagcgctatacaaataaaactgaattgaagttAACCCTAGTCAACTATTACCAATAATTATTCTTGTAATAaggtgaaataaaactgaatagaCAACTAGACGTgggtttgtttgtctttaattaTCCTTAATTCATCTGTCATTATCTCCATCACTTACACCGGTACTGTCTCCTCTTCTCGTTTTCCCTTGTGCTTCTGGTTGCCAGATAGGTATGCCTCTTCATGTTCAGGAATTAAAGCTTGCATGACTCAAGTGTGAAGAGGTGGCACAGAAGCATAAATGAGTCTCCAAATGAGGTAGCACCCCACCAAGGGGTCCCTTTAAGGgggttaaatttatttatttaaatgatcagcCCTTGGGGGGGGCCCTGTCATTATGCAGGACCCAGGTAGATGTGCCTCTGAATACACAATgccttttaaaatatatattttttaatttcccAAAATTTtctccgaaaaaaaaaaaaaaaaaaatcatctcaaAGCACCACCAGAAGGAAATGCGTCTGACTGCTGCTTTAAATGATAAAGCAGCATCATTGAAGGTAAGAATCAGAAATCTTAAATGCTATAGCTAAACTGTAGATGTTGGCACCTTTGCACAAGTAACCAGCCTTTCCAATACCAGCTTAACGGCTTAGAACTCTACTGATGATGTTTGAAGCAAACACACAGCTTTGGTTTATTTTTGGGAAGACATGAACATTTTCAACTTATGTAGAATTAATTAGTTTTATTCAAAACTGCAGGAAAAGCATGGTGTTTTGTAAAGTATTCTGTCCTATGTAAATACTGGGATTTAAAGTgggattttaaatgtaaagattaaaaaaaattgctatcaaataaaatgtccaAGGTATAATAAAttgagtaatttttttattttggacattttatttgatagcagttttttttttttttttttttttaaatgtgtcaaatgtcttcaaataaatgattaatagAATTCGCTTTTACTTTCAAAGAAAGAggcatggagaaaaaaaaacttaacagAAACCAAATTTAATAAGAACATGTACTTCACACTTCATAAACTTTATCTTAAATACAAGAGAGCAGCCACTGCCTCAAACGTTCCCCTTTACTCTATTTCTTCTGCCACTCTTCCATTTCTGTTCTTTCACGAACAACCTCCTTCAAGTAAGGCTCAAGGTATGGCATATCCTACAGGACAAACACACAGGCAGCAATTTTCAGTTATGGATTTCAGGATTGTTCCCATGACAGGTAAATATGTGTTGAAAAAGCACTGGACAACATGGCCTACATTCACTAATGAATAATTAACTAATCAGTAGAGATGCACAGATGTATCGGCCAATCATCGGTAtcagccgataaaggcaatttttcacgtttaaaaacatccgatgatcggGGGCAATTTATATCCTGTCTCACCAGTAGTGGGTGGGAAAACCACCCTTTTgttgtgtgtaaagatgatgtctcttctatggaatgacgacaaaactgcagtttgtaagctctgcactgctaaaaaattttttacacaggacgctgcagcagtgaagcgggaaaCGGGAGTTCTGCCATtgagtctaattttttttttccgcgctgctcgagctgaattaaagggccagtacaccgttgaaagatttaaatgaagatgagttgacaaaaaaaattcataagGCAAAGGAAAGTATATTTGTAGAGtactatatttcatatccattgtttgtggtgagtgaatgtgagactaacaggggGTGTTtcagaattcagtcaatgttaatatgaattaataagttaagaaatcttactctAATCTTCAGaattagttcatgtgttaatgataattagagtaatgtgttttctgtttatgagaccagttactgtgaaacaacttgttgaaatggagagaataaagtttaaTTGGATTTCCTTCAGaaatgtggaattaattattattcagttaaaagaagacataaaaggcagaactattggtattgtccgatatcactctgaataatcggttatcgtaattggctgagaaatttagtatcagtgcatctcaATATGTAGGAAGTCTAAAAGGTGTAATGCATTTGGTGGATCagctaaataaatattgtttcaCAATTTCCAAGATATTTTGTGTGACCACTTAATAGAAACCATCCCAGGAGATTTCTCAGATGCAACTGTCTACTTTTTACCTCCTCAAATTTAGTCCACTGTTCCTTGGGAAGAATCTGTTGCTTCATAGAGAGATCAAGGGCCCTCTTTATGCGGAACATGCGATCGTTGTAGGCTCGCTCTGGAAGCCGGCGAATGGCTTCCTTCACGTCTGGATTCTCATAGATAGTGTCATCTCGCATCAGGCCTGAGAGACATGACAAGACAGGGGTCATGACCTGAACAGTTACAATGTGACCTGGGTGAATTAAACATTTGCACATTTCGTGAGCTCGCACACATTACTCACCGAGCTTGTTGAACCCGGCTGCATTGTAGTACCACTTCCTGAAGCCCAACAGCAGCTTGCCAGTTGCTAGAATATTGGGAGAAGGAAGCAGAAAATGTTTGCTTAGAAATAAGTACTTGGTAATGGTCAAACTTCCTTTATTATGACTATACTAAATTAATAGAAGTCACTATGAATCACTAGCACTAAGTGGGAGTGTAATGCAGTAGATATAAACTACCCCAATTCCTACAGCATAACCCTGAGAGATGCAACAGTCACTGACATTTCAGCTCCCCTGCTGGGACAGCAGCAAGTATTTTATTACAGCTATAAACATATTTATGCCCGTAAACAACGATTCACCTTAGACAAGTCAACTGTATTCCGCTACTAATAATCTACAATACGCAGGCAACCACTGTGTACTGTAAAGACAAGAATAACCCGTTTCCCAAAAAAACATTCCTCGTCATACACCTCTGATTATTCTGATCCAAACCATTATCACACAGTACAGAAGGTTAGTCTCAGTACCGAGGGCGGATCATTGCTTTAGCCCGTTAGCTAGTTAAGCTAATGGACACTGAAGCTAGAGGACACTGAAGTGCAACAACAAACGAGCAAAAAGCACGCGATAAACTACAGCACgaagaaaacaaaatgactAGAGATTGCAAACGCATTCATGACAAAATTCCAAGAGCATTATTTCGACTGACATTCGTCAAAAACGCTGTAGACCCAACAACTCATTACCTGGTGCCTTCGACGCCATTTTCGGTTTCAGGGACAGCAGCAAAGGACTGTGGGAACTGTGACGTTGTAGCCAGCGACCTAGTTCATTAGATTTACGCAATCACAGCGCGACCAGTGAAAGAACCCAAAACGCTTTAAGTAAACGAGGTTACCACACTGGATAAGAGATGCAGTAATAATTTTATACGGCAGCCATTCATCATTAAAGGTTTTCCTGTAGCAACCTTTTAAAGTCAGAACTGACACTGCCatttaattatgttctaaataaaaataaataaataaacaaataaaaaccgaTTGCTTATAAAATACTGGTTACCCTGCTAAtgatttttaacaaaataaaaattaaacccTGATGAACACTGCAGAATAAATCTGATTATAATACTAGCTcaattttatatacattacatatGTACACGAAAAGAATATTTCCAGAAAGATGCCTTCTGCGTaattatatt
Coding sequences within it:
- the LOC108257237 gene encoding cytochrome b-c1 complex subunit 7, yielding MASKAPATGKLLLGFRKWYYNAAGFNKLGLMRDDTIYENPDVKEAIRRLPERAYNDRMFRIKRALDLSMKQQILPKEQWTKFEEDMPYLEPYLKEVVRERTEMEEWQKK